A window of Chaetodon trifascialis isolate fChaTrf1 chromosome 3, fChaTrf1.hap1, whole genome shotgun sequence genomic DNA:
TGTGTGTTATACTTTATTGGATCTTGGAGGCGTTACCATGTCAGTAGAAAGTTTCCCCCCCGAACCCCAGAACAGGTTGATCCGGCCGTGCTGTGTTGAAGCTGTAATTATCTTCTGTTTGTGAATTATTGAGTCGTAAAACCTTCGTATATAATTTTCATAGAGTGTAATTAAAACCCGTCTGTTACGTGAACGCTGGTCTGATGTTAAAGACACTTTGATTGAAACATTATTGaatgaaatcagcagatgttgatcagagaaaagcagcaaatccagaaaatgttccacttttgactgaaaatgactaaaaactgTTGATGAGTCCCTGAAGGACAGAGGGTGAAGTCTCAGCTGAGACGTCTTCATCACACGCTGCCTGCTAACGTCTCTGATGTGTCCCCGCGGCTCCAGGTGATCGCGCTGGTGATGGACGTGTTCACGGACGTGGACCTGCTGTGCGACCTGATGGAGGCGTCCAACAAGCGGCGGATCCCCGTCTACATCCTGCTGGACGAGAAAAACCTCGACTACTTCACCGAAATGTGCTCAGCGCTCGACATTCAGAACTCACACCTGAGTGTAAGTATCgcacagacggacggacggatggacggacgcTCATCTGGTGTCCAACCGAAAAAAGACAATCACAATCACAGATTCTGGTATTTTAAGTGATGGAGCTGAAGTAGATGTCACAATCACAGACACAAATTATCGTTCAAAGCAGAAAATTGTTCTTCATCAGGTTGTTAACAAAGTTTTCTGCATCCTCTTTAATTTAAAACACTTCAGTTTGAGTCTAAATTCAGTTGTGAGCGTCCTAAAACAGCAAACTAAGAGGATGAACATGGTACCTcataaacattagcatgttagcatgctaatgttagcgttTAGCACAAAgcgctgctcacagagctgctgtcatggTGCAGAATCTACCTACTTTATTGCCCACTTCAGCTCATGATAGCCTGTTAGCTTAAGTAAACAGAGGTTAAACTCtgcgtaagtgtgtgtgtgcgtgtgtgcgtgcgtgcgtgcgtgcgtgcgtgcgtgcgtgcgtgcgtgtgtgtgcatagcagcagtgtgtcagtCTCTGCTCAGTCGTTGGAGGAGTTTGAGGCTGTCACACGCTGCAGAGGGTGGTGTGTCAGAGGTGGGCGTCCTCTCCGTCGCTGACTTTGGCTGGTTTCATTTCAGCCTTTACTTTTAGTTTGTTGCACTGTGGTGAAGAACAAACACGAGCTGTGAGGCGtaagagatgagagctgctctgtggagaaACACCACCAAGAAATTCATTTTCTGGAGTGTCTGTGGGGGCTGAATCATCCGTCACATGCAGGTCTGAAGTTGGTTTTAGTCGTGCGGCGAAATGAGCTGAAAGGAAGGAAACGAGCAGCGTGGTTGCATAAGAGAGAGCTTTGCTCAAaatgagcattttagcattttaagtgagcagaaaacagttaaaatccatCTGCTGAGCTGACCTTCACTCTCACCTCCCACCTCCATATTTTACTGTTTCTGCTGCCGCTTCCATGTTGAATAATCATGTGGAACTCGTTATGCATGGAGCTcatctgcattttaaaataacatttagaAATTCATTTCTCAAAACTCTGAGCGCCCTGTTTGGAGGTAGATGCTGACCTGACCTGCACACAGTCTGCAGGCGGCTTCGACTGAGGAGTTCAGAATTTAGAGTTAAATACGAGACTGAAACGAGCCGAAATAAAAGTGAACTTTGCATCTTCGTGTGGTCGTAACGTCACAGCTGAAACACTGTGTCTGTTGTGtgagcctgcatgtgtgtgtttgtgtttctaacatgtgtgtgtttgtgtgcagaacATGCGTATTCGCAGTGTGTGCGGGGACACGTACTGCACCAAGAGCGGCAAGAAGTTCACCGGTCAGGTCCTCGAGAAGTTCATGATCATCGACTGTGAGGAGGTCATCGCCGGGTCGTACAggtcaggaacacacacacacacgcacatgcacgcacacacacacaaacacacacacagataataaATCCAGTGTTTGGTACTGTGACACAGTcacaaaaatatataacagAGTAAAGAAGATGTAATGTTATAAGAGATATTTGCATGTTATGGACGGTGCACAGACATTAGTCTGTCGCTAACCCTCCGGACGCTGCGTGAGGCCTTCAGGGACAGCGCTGGGTTGTGGGATTTTGGCACAGTGGCCCTCTGAAGTGACACTTTATATGATCAGACTTTGATCCGTCCACACAGTCTGTCTCCCACAGCTTTATGGACGTCCACTGAATCTGTGGACTGCCCCTTTAAAGGGCACACTGGCGCTGTGTCCCGGCGTGTCGTGGCCTCGGTAATTTGCATGCTGCTGCAGTAATCTTGATGTTATTAGCTGGAGGAAGAAGTTCAGGCGGACTCGTCAGAGTGAGACGCTCAGCCTGCTGAAGTGAACACGTACGAGCGTGAGGACAGGCGTCTCAGGACAGCAGCCTCTGTGCTTTGCATCCGCCCTGATAAGCGGGAATGTCAGTGGTCACAGGAGAAGCTGACGGCGCTCGTGATGTGCAGCGACGtgactcagctgctgcttctgacTGCAGGAAACTACCTGAGTAATACCTGCAattacagccacacacacgAGACTGAGACTGATGTCCCTGAACCAAAGGGACTCCAACATGACTTcatttcattcatccattcattgtGTCCTCGAggtttgtctttgtcctcaCGTTGTGTCTCTGATTCTGGACTAACGTGGATCTGCATCAGATCTGGTCTAGAGCTGCAAGTACTGATTACTTCTATCATCAATAATCTGCTCCTGGTGTCAGAAACGTGCGAAAGTAGTGATTGACTGAAATGATCCATTGATTATCCGAATAGTTTgtcgatcagctgatcaggCGACTGCTGCGGCTTCAATCCTGTCGTGAGATAAAGATGTGAGGAAACATGGTGTTCTGCTGTTAACTGTTGGTTATTCATCCTCTTTATTCCCtcagagagaagtgtgtgtgtgtgtgtgtgtgtgcgcgcgcgcgcgcgcgcgtgcgtgcgcgcgcgcgcgtgcgtgcgtgcgtgtgtgtgtgtgtgggtgtcagCGTGAACGTAATGTACCGTGAGGCTGTGAGACTCATAGTACTGTGGGATTTCACATCTTAgtgtcacagagcagcagcgtcTCTGAACAAACCTTAAATTCTCTTTAGCTGGAGGCTTTTTTTAACTTCCTCAAAGCTCCTCACACACCACATTTACCAGCTGACGCTTTCGGGTCAGCTCTTCTCTCATGTGTGAACTTCTGGTGGAGATTTGTGGAGCCCATCTGTGGTCACTGCTGCTGACCGGCGAGTAATGAACGATGTCCTGAGTGATTTCAGAGAAACATTCAGAGCTCTGACACTCGGAGGCTCGTCTGTGTCTCAGTTTTATGCAGGATTTGGATGCATCGCCGTCTCGTCTCATTCAGTCAGTACACCGTCCCTGTCTGAAGTCTTTGTcctgcacatgcagacatggAATAATAATGATGCCAATAAATTACATGCAGGCGGCGCTTCACATAGAAAATAcacaatgaacataaaaacagggattgAACATTGATGTAAAACTTAATAatgacagtaaaaataaaaagaatgcatgtcataagatggaaaataaaaccactgaatacTAGGAATACAATAAAGTTCAAAATAGAGTTCATAggatgcataaaatcaagtgaaaTACAACATTTCTAAAGACCAGCTGCAGAGGGTCTCACTGCTCTTCAAGGCGAATAAGAAAAAAGGGATTTAACAGTGTCGCTTGGCCCAATTAAAGCCAATTAAAGCAGCTTCATGCACCCAAGAAATCATCTTTGTGCAGGAGAAAACCAGCTGTGGAAATCAGGCTTGTACAGAAACCAGGTTTCTAGTTTACATGAAGGAGTCAGATCAGTGCAGAGAGCAGGCAGTGACCCACTTCCTTCAGTTTAtggcagttttatttgtataaccTGATATCAGTGATGAGCTTCAACATTTCCAGTCTGTTCAGGTCACAACAGCCTCAAGCTTCAGAGCTTTGGAGTCCCCAGCAAGCTTAAACAGGGAAAACTGGAAGGAgcctgaggaagagcagcagaggaggaagcctTCATCCAGGACAGGAAGTAAACGTACCAAACAGATCAACAGGACAGGAAGTAAACGTACCAAACAGATCAACAGGACAGGAAGTAAACGTACCAAACAGATCAACAGGACAGGAAGTAAACGTACCAAACAGATCAACAGGACAGGAAGTAAACGTACCAAACAGATCAACATGACAGGAAGTAAACGTACCAAACAGATCAACATGACAGGAAGTAAACGTACCAAACAGATCAACAGGACAGGAAGTAAACATACTGAACAGATCAAAGGGACAGGAAGTAAACGTACCAAACAGATCAACAGGACAGGAAGTAAACGTACCAAACAGATCAACAGGACAGGAAGTAAACTTACCAAACAGATCAACAGGACAGGAAGTAAATGTGCAGAACAGATCAACTGACTTCCTGATCTTGACGGAGGGTTTTCTGTCctaggtcagaggtcagaggtcactgtagagcagcagctcattcattcagtcGCTTTCATGATGGCCGGACTGAAATCTGACATTTCTTCACCTTCCTTGTGTCTTTGGATTCTCCAGCTTCATTCAGTCTGTTTGAGTTCCACATCGTTTGTCCTCGTCCTTCTTTTACCACGTTGTCTTCTCACGTTGCTTCCTCATTGTTTTCTGCCCACCGCTGATTCTCCTCCTGGACGGCGAGGCTTCGTGTGCGTGGCGGTGGCTCGGCTCAGGCATGCGGGCCGACAGGCAGCAGACGGAGGAATGAAGGGCGAGGCCCAGAGAGGTGCCAAGCGCCTCAGGAGGGCAAATGTTGTCTTATCATCCGACCGCAGCTCCACCTCCGCCCCGCCCACACTCTCTGCAAACATCCTCGTAACGCCGAACCCTCGACGAGAGGCCGCTCCTGAACCATTAAGAGCCATTCGTTTGTTTGAAGAGCAAATAATGAACGCTGACTCACTGATATTCAGCAGATGATGTCAGCTTTGTCTGTCAGAGCAAAAGAACGTGGAGCAtttgttttaacagttttacagagATAATACTTCACATTAGAACAACGAATGgtttaaaacacacaataatgTTCTGTGAGCATCCATACATCAGGCTAAGAATcataatatccatccatccattatctataccgcctatccctttcggggttgcggggggctggagcctatcccagctacaatgggcgagaggcggggtacaccctgaaccggtcgccagccgattgcaggaccaagaatcataataataatcataataataataatctttatttATGGATCATTTTTCAAATcctagttaaaaaaaacaaacactgaaactgtgGCCTGTCTGCTGACAGTCTTCGTGTCTTCTCAGAcgtttgattgtgtttttgaGTTAAATCAGAGCTGAAGGAACCTTCGATCCATCGATGTTTGGTAGATTTCTTGTTTCCtttgacaggaagcagcagatgACGCTCCATCGAGCTCATCCTGACGTGATTGACGCGGAGCGTGGAACGTGTAATTTTCTTTGATTTATGAGGCGATAATGGATGCGAGCGTCAGACACGACCTTCCTGCAGGCCTGTGAGGCGACGCCCTCGTCTCCACGAGAGGACGGGCTGATTGACGGCCTCTGCAGCGGAGACGCGCTCTGATCGCTTCCTCTTCAGGACGTGCCTGGAATCTGACTGCGGCTGAATTGCATCCAACATATCTGAGTGATTTATCGCTGAGGAAGGTCGTCCTGCAGGTTCTCCTCAGCGGCAGCTTCTCGGCTCAGCTCGTCCAAATGGCTTCAGTTCAGAAGACTGTGTCTTTCTCAGCTGTCCGTGGCTTTGAGCTGCGTGTGACATCGTCTGCAGAGTTTACTGAAGACGCTCTCACATTTCGCTGTCATCGTGATGTCGTTGAAAATAGCTTTTATGACAAAGTGGATCAGCTGTGATGGACGGGATGTtgactgaacacactgaagctgcAAACTGGCCTGAGATGAGgagctgtagctgctgtgtgtgactcaTGTTCAAGACAAGCCCTCCTTAATGAAGTTCGATCTCTGAACACTGAAAGCTGAAGGTAGTGAGCGATGTTTTCCGACCTCAGTCACTGCAGTGAGACTTGCCTCTTTGATTCTGATGTGTTGGGACAAAAAACctcagaaaaacaaattcagccacacaattcaaatcaaatgttgtccctcttttcattcagcttgttgttgtttagaGGTGGAACTTCTTAATCTGCAGAGCAAAGACTGAAACGTGCTCCTGCAGGCTGCTCGAAGGCCGGCTGCAGAGACGCTGCGTCCTCGCCTGAATGGAGGCGGTCCAACGCTGCTCCAGCACGGCGGACGAATCGGGCTCAGCTTTAACGTGACGACCTGACGTCATCTGGCATGCAGCTGCGTTGGCCAATCAAATGCATGCAAGTGCACATTACTGTGAGATGACTTTGTTATGTGAACGCCATATTTCACGTAAAAAGACTCCGGTCATCATCACGGCACACAGTCTGCTCGCCGTTCCCTCGTCCTCATAGGAAATACTAGTTTTCTTTAATTGGTCACTTAATTGCCAAAATTGTACTCGAGTTCAGACCAGTGGAGCTACGACGACAGAGGACAGCCTGGCCCACCACTGAAAGAGTTTTCATCTTCATACTGCAGTTATTCCCTCGTCAGGTTGTATTTCTGGTGTATTTGATCATTTATTACCATTTAGAGCTTCAGGGGAAGCTGCTCAGTCGCAGTGTTTGGCCTCAGCCGTGTTATTGTTTACCTGGACTAAATCCATTTAACAGCTTCATACTGTGCACTGCTGCGACAAACAGACGCAGTATGTACTTCATACTGTAGTACACACAGTATGCGGTACATACTGTAGTACACACAGTATGCGGTACATACTGCATATTGTGTTCATGGTGCAGCAGGTGTTCTGAATACGTCCATTGtcttcttcctttcctgtgtCTCATGCCGGCTGGGGAACTTGTACGTTGCGTTCACTGAAGCTCAGATATTTGTAGATCGTATTCCTCTGAGTCTGTGTTCTGTTCGTTGTTCTTGCGCCTCAGCCAGACGTCCTCGGTCTTCGTGCGCCTGCTGTCAGATCAGTCACTGCAATGACTCATCAGCTGATGGTCCAGGTAGTCGTTGAGGCTGATCTGCAGATTcctcagctggagctggaggtggaggtggagggacaTCATCCTCAGAGGCGGAGGCTGACGGGCGTTTTGTTATTTCTTGTTTTCCTGCACGTGATGACGTGATGTGGCTCTCAGCTGCACGTCTTCAAAACACGCCACACACGATAAACACTCTGGTATGCAGCGCTCTGCAGGAGGGCCACTTTCCTGATTAGCAggtgatgtcatttcctgtttcctcttcagtTGTTTCACACCAAAGCGATAAAACAGAACATGGCAGCAGAgcggctcacacacacacacacacatcaaatgaCTTGCAGacgtttctgaagctgttttctgACGCAGTGAGAGTAAAAGTACACGCTGTCTCCGTACCTTCGTCTCCTGCTCTTAACTCCCCCTTGTCGTCTCCTCTCCAGTTTCACCTGGCTGTCGGCTCAGGTGCACAGCAACATGGTGATGCATTTCTCAGGCCGCATCACCGACAGCTTCGACCGGGAGTTCCGCTGCCTGTACGCCGACTCGCAGATCATCGACTACTTCTTCAActcggaggaggaggggatgccCTACTACCCGGCGTACCAGCCCATGATGGCCCCCGGCTTGGGCATGGGGCTCGGCCCGGTCATGGGCCTCGATTTACTGTCGGACAGGTACGAAGCCGGAGGGCTTATTTTGTTTGTACAGCGATAATATAATAACTTTAGAAAAACATTGCAAAGTGCTTTAAGCATTTCTTATTAAATGACATTTAGTCTCTCCACTGATCTTCACTTGgcctccctcctccagcaggcagagggacagGGTGTGCTCCGAAAACTCCAGCAGCCAATCGAGTAACAGCGTGTCCAGCGTGAAGGCAGCGCCTGGGATGACCTCCAACATCGTCTACAAGGTCACTCAAAGTCACGACAAGAAGGAGCCCAACAACAACTCCCACCTCAGCccggagaggagagggggagaccGAGCGGGAGGCCAGACCCCGACACCCCAGATCCATGTCACACCGGGACCACGAGTCTCCGCCAACGGAGGAACCAATCACAGCCCAGCTATGGAGCGACCGCCGCCGGCTTACGGTCAGCCGATGGGCATCGAGTGGAGCAAGCCGAGCCCGGCGGACGTCATGCGGTCCAACATCGGAGGCACCTCCTCCAAGTTCCAGGCGCTGGGGTTGTACGACCACAAACCGGG
This region includes:
- the fam83c gene encoding protein FAM83C, whose translation is MISSEGLRPATSGRKPLGKLASRLEEVKNPWRQVSTLELSHNEAARLATDALLEHGEKEYRRVLVEERELNFLSPLEVRYITQHAAKACSPESNGTGTSDFGDADDVSELTSGTYFPMMSDEEPPMLELGWPDSPSRYGPSETQIYFQRDKSHNVKDLIRSLINKAKKVIALVMDVFTDVDLLCDLMEASNKRRIPVYILLDEKNLDYFTEMCSALDIQNSHLSNMRIRSVCGDTYCTKSGKKFTGQVLEKFMIIDCEEVIAGSYSFTWLSAQVHSNMVMHFSGRITDSFDREFRCLYADSQIIDYFFNSEEEGMPYYPAYQPMMAPGLGMGLGPVMGLDLLSDSRQRDRVCSENSSSQSSNSVSSVKAAPGMTSNIVYKVTQSHDKKEPNNNSHLSPERRGGDRAGGQTPTPQIHVTPGPRVSANGGTNHSPAMERPPPAYGQPMGIEWSKPSPADVMRSNIGGTSSKFQALGLYDHKPGMFHSAGLVPGAPNSNLNPKSQSPSPLNDSKLAPKQRTSNQFLNKFTDFFLPPGKDKDTYNFRRSPSPHGNTSWGGPDLSQGEPESEQSPPPPPSPATVMNRQDQKRMTLGHSKLDLVNQYNKMKSKQVYSRFELKTSN